From Luteococcus japonicus, one genomic window encodes:
- a CDS encoding TraR/DksA family transcriptional regulator produces the protein MATSKTKVEQTVLPVREGEEPWTVEEVAEVREELVSEIERMEKAIEVTEAELAGLMREGSDGAGRDPADVGSSNFERDQEMSLAQNAREMLDQSRLALGLFDKGQYGLCENCGKPIGKARLQAFPRATMCVSCKQRQERR, from the coding sequence ATGGCCACCAGCAAGACGAAGGTCGAACAGACGGTTCTGCCGGTCCGTGAGGGCGAGGAGCCCTGGACCGTCGAGGAGGTCGCGGAGGTCCGTGAGGAGCTCGTCAGTGAGATCGAGCGCATGGAGAAGGCCATCGAGGTCACCGAGGCTGAGCTCGCCGGCCTGATGCGCGAGGGTTCCGATGGCGCCGGGCGGGATCCGGCCGACGTGGGTTCCTCCAACTTCGAGCGTGACCAGGAGATGTCCCTGGCCCAGAATGCGCGCGAGATGCTGGACCAGTCGCGCCTCGCCCTGGGCCTCTTCGACAAGGGCCAGTACGGCCTGTGCGAGAACTGCGGCAAACCGATCGGCAAGGCGCGTCTCCAGGCCTTCCCCCGCGCCACCATGTGCGTCTCCTGCAAGCAGCGACAGGAACGACGATAA
- the lspA gene encoding signal peptidase II, translating into MEQTDLRRRARWTMLVVVLMGLVLDQLTKYLAVEHLDPQRPVRVLGQWLQLHLIRNPGAAFSLGDQATAVISVLAVVASLVMFLVVLPRVRTVASGILAGMATAGIVGNLVDRLFRPPSPMRGHVVDFLQVPHFAIFNVADIFITMTAAILLLEAFRGGADQEDQ; encoded by the coding sequence GTGGAGCAGACCGATCTCCGACGCCGCGCGCGCTGGACGATGCTGGTCGTCGTCCTGATGGGACTGGTCTTGGACCAGCTCACCAAGTACCTGGCGGTGGAGCACCTCGATCCGCAGCGTCCCGTGCGGGTGCTGGGGCAGTGGCTCCAACTGCACCTGATCCGCAATCCCGGAGCGGCCTTCAGCCTGGGTGACCAGGCGACCGCCGTGATCAGCGTGCTGGCGGTCGTCGCCAGCTTGGTGATGTTCCTGGTGGTGCTGCCACGGGTGCGCACGGTGGCCTCGGGCATCCTGGCCGGCATGGCGACGGCCGGTATCGTCGGCAACCTCGTGGACCGCTTGTTCCGCCCCCCGTCGCCGATGCGCGGCCATGTGGTGGACTTCCTCCAGGTGCCGCACTTCGCCATCTTCAATGTCGCGGACATCTTCATCACCATGACCGCCGCCATCCTCCTCCTGGAGGCCTTTCGCGGTGGTGCGGACCAGGAGGACCAATGA
- a CDS encoding RluA family pseudouridine synthase, producing the protein MSVLLVPDGLDGDRVDAAAARMTGLSRSRIADLVEASAVRLDGSTVDKPSVRVRGGQMLEVDLEAVPSGVQVTPREVEGVGIVHDDRDIVVVDKPVGVAAHPSLGWEGPSVVEHLAGAGFRISTSGAQERQGIVQRLDVGTSGLMVVAKSERAYTVLKQAFRDRTVDKTYHALVQGHPDPFEGTIDAPIARHPGSEWKMAVVEGGRHSVTHYETLEAHRAATLLKIHLETGRTHQIRVHMAAMKHPCLGDPTYGADPVLAAKLGLERQWLHAVELSFTHPGTGEWVTYTSEYPADLQHALDLVRSW; encoded by the coding sequence ATGAGCGTCTTGCTCGTTCCCGATGGGCTCGACGGGGATCGTGTCGATGCCGCCGCCGCCCGGATGACCGGGCTCTCGCGGTCCCGGATCGCGGATCTCGTCGAGGCCAGTGCCGTGCGTCTTGACGGCTCGACGGTGGACAAGCCGTCGGTGCGCGTGCGAGGTGGCCAGATGCTCGAGGTCGACCTCGAGGCCGTGCCGTCGGGTGTGCAGGTGACGCCACGCGAGGTCGAGGGCGTGGGCATCGTCCATGACGATCGCGACATTGTCGTGGTGGACAAGCCCGTCGGGGTGGCTGCGCACCCGTCCCTCGGATGGGAGGGGCCCAGCGTCGTGGAGCACCTGGCCGGTGCGGGCTTCCGGATCTCCACCAGCGGTGCCCAGGAACGGCAGGGGATCGTGCAGCGGCTCGACGTCGGGACCTCGGGGCTGATGGTGGTGGCGAAGAGCGAGCGCGCCTACACCGTGCTGAAGCAGGCCTTCCGGGACCGAACCGTCGACAAGACCTACCACGCCCTGGTCCAGGGGCACCCGGATCCCTTCGAGGGGACCATTGACGCGCCCATCGCGCGCCATCCCGGCTCGGAGTGGAAGATGGCGGTCGTCGAAGGTGGTCGCCACTCGGTCACGCACTACGAGACGTTGGAGGCCCACCGCGCCGCCACATTGCTCAAGATCCACCTCGAGACCGGGCGTACCCACCAGATCCGGGTGCACATGGCGGCCATGAAGCACCCCTGCTTAGGGGACCCCACCTATGGCGCGGACCCGGTGCTGGCAGCCAAGCTCGGTCTGGAGCGGCAGTGGCTGCACGCCGTCGAGTTGTCCTTCACGCATCCGGGGACGGGGGAGTGGGTCACCTACACCTCGGAGTATCCGGCGGACCTGCAACATGCCCTCGATCTCGTGCGCTCATGGTGA
- the pyk gene encoding pyruvate kinase, with protein MRRAKIVCTLGSAVSTPERMEELVNAGMDVARLNMSHGDHSEHEKRLTLTREAAVKAGRTVGVLADLQGPKIRLGRFAEDRVTLTYGQTFTITIDDIQGDATRCSTTFKGLPGDVNPGDAILIDDGRIGLEAVEVTATDVVCKVTVAGPVSNNKGINLPGVSVSVPALSEKDEADLRWALSHDVDLIALSFVRNAEDIRRVHEIMDEEGKRLPVIAKLEKPQAIENLDAIIDAFDAFMVARGDLGVELPLEEVPLVQKRIVRAARKWAKPVIVATQMLESMISAPRPTRAEASDVANAILDGADAVMLSGETSVGAYPIETVRTMANIVTNTEEHGMAKINEIDWDPHTTGGVIAKAAAEVAGRVDAKYLVAFTKSGDTAKRLSRLRSEIPMLVFTPDESTRQQMTLTWGATAQITPEFTDPEEMVRAVEKSLLEAGTVQVGEYIVIVSGSPMGVPGKTNSLRVHKIKPQAMDHH; from the coding sequence GTGCGTAGAGCTAAGATTGTTTGCACGCTCGGGTCGGCAGTGTCGACCCCGGAGCGTATGGAAGAACTCGTCAATGCGGGAATGGATGTTGCCCGCCTCAACATGAGTCACGGTGACCACTCAGAACATGAGAAGCGGCTCACTCTGACGCGTGAGGCTGCCGTCAAGGCCGGCCGCACCGTGGGTGTGCTGGCTGACCTGCAGGGCCCCAAGATCCGCCTCGGGCGCTTCGCGGAGGACAGGGTCACCCTGACCTACGGCCAGACCTTCACCATCACCATCGATGACATCCAGGGCGACGCCACCCGGTGCTCGACCACTTTCAAGGGCCTGCCGGGGGATGTGAACCCCGGGGACGCCATCCTGATCGACGACGGCCGCATCGGCCTGGAGGCGGTGGAGGTCACCGCCACCGACGTCGTGTGCAAGGTCACCGTGGCCGGGCCCGTCTCGAACAACAAGGGCATCAACCTCCCCGGCGTCTCCGTGAGCGTCCCCGCCCTGAGCGAGAAGGACGAGGCCGACCTGCGCTGGGCGCTGAGCCACGATGTCGACCTGATCGCCCTGTCCTTCGTGCGCAATGCCGAGGACATCCGGCGCGTCCACGAGATCATGGACGAGGAGGGCAAGCGCCTTCCCGTGATCGCCAAGCTCGAGAAGCCGCAGGCCATCGAGAACCTCGATGCGATCATCGACGCCTTCGACGCCTTCATGGTGGCCCGTGGTGACCTGGGTGTGGAGCTCCCGCTGGAGGAGGTCCCGCTGGTCCAGAAGCGGATCGTGCGCGCTGCCCGCAAGTGGGCCAAGCCGGTCATCGTTGCCACCCAGATGCTGGAGTCGATGATCTCGGCTCCTCGTCCGACGCGCGCCGAGGCCTCCGACGTCGCCAACGCCATCCTCGATGGTGCCGACGCGGTCATGCTCTCCGGTGAGACCTCGGTGGGTGCCTACCCGATCGAGACCGTGCGCACGATGGCCAACATCGTGACGAACACCGAAGAGCACGGCATGGCCAAGATCAACGAGATCGACTGGGATCCGCACACCACCGGTGGCGTGATCGCCAAGGCGGCCGCAGAGGTGGCCGGGCGGGTCGACGCGAAGTACCTGGTGGCCTTCACCAAGTCCGGTGACACCGCCAAGCGCCTGTCGCGCCTGCGCTCCGAGATCCCGATGCTGGTCTTCACCCCCGACGAGTCCACTCGTCAGCAGATGACCCTCACCTGGGGCGCCACGGCACAGATCACCCCCGAGTTCACGGACCCGGAGGAGATGGTGCGCGCCGTCGAGAAGAGCCTTCTCGAGGCCGGCACCGTGCAGGTTGGCGAGTACATCGTGATCGTCTCCGGCTCGCCCATGGGTGTGCCCGGCAAGACCAACTCGCTGCGGGTGCACAAGATCAAGCCGCAGGCGATGGACCACCACTGA
- a CDS encoding ANTAR domain-containing response regulator, producing MTNEENSNRPRPRVLVAEDEALIRMDLVELLGDEGYDVVGQAGDGEAAVELARELKPDLVVMDVKMPKMDGITAAEIIAEERIAPVVMLTAFSQRDLVERAREAGAMAYVVKPFDASDVVPAIEIAMGRFAEIRAVEDEVQDLEERLASRKAVDQAKGMLQEGLGLSEPEAFRWIQKTAMDLRISMREVADKVIAQGKGNKK from the coding sequence GTGACCAACGAAGAGAACAGCAACCGCCCTCGACCCCGCGTCCTGGTTGCGGAGGATGAAGCGCTCATCCGGATGGACCTCGTCGAACTCCTCGGAGACGAGGGATATGACGTGGTGGGGCAGGCCGGCGACGGCGAGGCAGCGGTAGAACTGGCCCGTGAACTGAAGCCCGACCTCGTCGTGATGGACGTCAAGATGCCCAAGATGGATGGCATCACCGCCGCCGAGATCATCGCGGAGGAACGCATCGCCCCCGTCGTGATGCTCACCGCCTTCAGCCAGCGTGACCTCGTCGAGCGCGCTCGCGAGGCCGGTGCCATGGCCTATGTCGTCAAGCCCTTCGACGCCTCCGACGTCGTCCCGGCCATCGAGATCGCCATGGGCCGCTTCGCCGAGATCCGCGCCGTGGAGGACGAGGTCCAGGACCTCGAGGAACGACTGGCCTCCCGCAAGGCCGTCGACCAGGCCAAGGGGATGCTGCAGGAGGGGCTGGGGCTGAGCGAGCCCGAGGCCTTCCGCTGGATCCAGAAGACCGCGATGGACCTGCGGATCAGCATGCGTGAGGTGGCCGACAAGGTCATCGCCCAGGGCAAGGGCAACAAGAAGTAG
- a CDS encoding PaaI family thioesterase, producing the protein MHGDALPGWTGDLDSALDQKLGIELVEVGADRVVGRMPVVGNTQPLGLLHGGANAVLVETLGSIGATAHARSRGMVAVGLELNITHLGAARSGWVTGVAVAVRLGGTVASYQVEITDEDGRTTATGRLTCLLRPA; encoded by the coding sequence ATGCATGGAGACGCACTGCCCGGCTGGACCGGGGACCTGGACAGCGCACTCGACCAGAAGCTGGGCATCGAGCTCGTGGAGGTCGGCGCGGACCGCGTCGTGGGACGCATGCCGGTGGTCGGCAACACCCAGCCCCTCGGGCTGCTCCACGGGGGCGCCAATGCGGTGCTGGTGGAGACCCTGGGCTCGATCGGCGCCACGGCCCACGCCCGCAGCCGCGGCATGGTCGCCGTCGGGCTCGAGCTGAACATCACCCATCTGGGGGCTGCTCGGTCCGGATGGGTGACGGGAGTCGCAGTGGCCGTCCGGCTGGGCGGCACGGTGGCCTCCTACCAGGTGGAGATCACCGACGAGGACGGCCGGACCACGGCTACGGGCCGCCTCACCTGCCTGCTGCGCCCCGCCTGA
- the polA gene encoding DNA polymerase I, protein MTDAATARPKLLLIDGHSVAYRAFFALPVENFSTSTGQHTNAVYGFTSMLINLLRDEAPTHLAVAFDLSRVTFRTESYADYKATRSASPDEFKGQVALIQEVLGALEVPFVSKENYEADDIIATLSTQATAAGFETLVVSGDRDAMQLVNEHVTVLYPKKGVSDLARMTPAAVEEKYLVPPATYPELAALVGETSDNLPGVPGVGPKTAAKWLAQYEGLENLIRRADEVKGKAGESFRAHLSDVIRNRQLNALVRDLDLPVAPADLERRDWNREAVHSLFDQLEFRVLRDRLIEYFGEAETPVEGGFEVSGEMLGEAQVAPWLEAHGHGEVTGLDVTGHWASGTGDITAMALAAGDGAACWFSTEALTPADDAALAGWLADEGVGKAVHEAKGPMLAAWARGWELRGVTCDTVLAAYLLKPDQRTFDLADLTLRHLKRELRVEGGGASEPVEQDSLFSLGDDDSGSEEAAQASMVRARAVIDLALALTAELEAQGGSSLLAEVELPLLATLARMEEVGIAVDVDHLERLRSDFDARVVEAEQAAYETIGKQINLGSPKQLQAVLFDDLQMPKTRKTKSGWTTDADALEGLYAKTGHPFLEHLLAHRDQIRLRQTVDGLLKSVQDGSRIHTTYVQTIAATGRLSSTDPNLQNIPIRTEAGRRIRDAFVVGDGYECLMTADYSQIEMRIMAHVSGDEQLVEAFRSGMDFHSVTAAKVFDVPADEVTGEQRAKIKAMNYGLAYGLSAFGLANQLGITNSDAKALMDDYFESFGGVRDYLQGVVAQARRTGHTETLLGRRRHLPDLNSSNRQRREMAERAALNAPIQGSAADMIKIAMLDVEAALVQQGLASRILLQVHDELVLEVAPGEREQVEALVRDKMGHAMDLQVPLDVSVGTGRSWHDAAH, encoded by the coding sequence GTGACTGATGCCGCGACCGCACGCCCCAAGCTCCTGCTGATCGATGGCCACTCGGTGGCCTACCGGGCCTTCTTCGCCCTGCCCGTCGAGAATTTCTCCACCAGCACCGGGCAGCACACCAATGCCGTCTACGGCTTCACGTCGATGCTGATCAACCTGTTGCGCGACGAGGCACCCACCCACCTGGCCGTCGCCTTCGACCTGTCGCGGGTCACCTTCCGTACCGAGAGCTATGCCGACTACAAGGCCACTCGCTCGGCCAGCCCCGACGAGTTCAAGGGTCAGGTGGCGCTCATCCAGGAGGTCCTGGGGGCGCTGGAAGTCCCCTTCGTGAGCAAGGAGAACTACGAGGCCGATGACATCATCGCCACGCTGTCCACCCAGGCCACCGCGGCCGGCTTCGAGACCCTTGTGGTCTCCGGTGACCGCGACGCCATGCAATTGGTCAACGAACACGTCACCGTGCTCTACCCGAAGAAGGGCGTCAGTGACCTGGCCCGGATGACCCCTGCCGCGGTGGAGGAGAAGTACCTCGTGCCGCCGGCCACCTATCCCGAGCTCGCGGCCCTGGTCGGGGAGACCAGCGACAACCTGCCCGGCGTGCCCGGGGTTGGTCCGAAGACGGCCGCCAAGTGGCTGGCCCAGTACGAGGGCCTCGAGAACCTCATCCGGCGCGCCGACGAGGTCAAGGGCAAGGCCGGCGAGAGCTTCCGGGCCCACCTGTCCGACGTCATCCGCAACCGTCAACTCAATGCGCTGGTCAGGGACCTCGACCTTCCCGTGGCCCCCGCAGATCTGGAGCGGCGCGACTGGAACCGTGAAGCCGTGCACAGCCTGTTCGACCAGCTGGAGTTCCGGGTCCTGCGCGACCGACTGATCGAGTACTTCGGCGAGGCCGAGACCCCCGTCGAGGGCGGTTTCGAGGTCTCCGGTGAGATGCTGGGCGAGGCCCAGGTGGCGCCATGGCTCGAGGCCCACGGGCATGGCGAGGTCACCGGGCTGGATGTGACCGGCCACTGGGCCTCCGGCACGGGCGACATCACGGCGATGGCTCTCGCCGCGGGGGACGGTGCGGCCTGCTGGTTCTCCACTGAGGCCCTCACCCCCGCCGACGACGCCGCGCTGGCCGGCTGGTTGGCCGACGAGGGCGTCGGCAAGGCCGTGCACGAGGCCAAGGGACCGATGCTGGCCGCCTGGGCCCGCGGCTGGGAGCTGCGCGGCGTCACCTGCGACACCGTGCTGGCCGCCTACCTGCTCAAGCCGGACCAGCGCACCTTCGACCTGGCCGACCTGACCCTGCGCCACCTCAAGCGGGAACTTCGGGTGGAGGGCGGCGGCGCCTCCGAGCCCGTCGAACAGGACTCCCTGTTCAGCCTGGGTGACGACGACTCCGGATCCGAGGAGGCTGCCCAGGCCTCGATGGTGCGCGCCCGCGCCGTGATCGACCTGGCCCTGGCCCTGACCGCCGAGTTGGAGGCCCAGGGTGGCTCAAGCCTGCTGGCCGAGGTGGAGCTGCCCTTGCTCGCCACCCTCGCCCGGATGGAAGAGGTCGGCATCGCCGTCGACGTCGACCACCTGGAGCGGCTGCGCAGCGACTTCGACGCACGCGTCGTGGAGGCGGAACAGGCCGCCTACGAGACCATCGGCAAGCAGATCAACCTCGGTTCGCCCAAGCAGTTGCAGGCCGTGCTCTTCGACGACCTCCAGATGCCCAAGACCCGCAAGACCAAGAGCGGCTGGACCACCGATGCGGACGCGCTGGAGGGGCTCTACGCCAAGACCGGGCACCCCTTCCTGGAGCACCTGCTGGCCCACCGTGACCAGATCCGGCTGCGCCAGACCGTCGACGGGCTGCTCAAGAGCGTCCAGGACGGCTCGCGGATCCACACCACCTATGTGCAGACCATCGCCGCCACCGGCCGGCTCAGCTCCACCGATCCGAACCTGCAGAACATCCCGATCCGCACCGAGGCCGGCCGTCGGATCCGCGATGCCTTCGTCGTGGGCGACGGCTACGAGTGCCTGATGACCGCCGACTACTCGCAGATCGAGATGCGGATCATGGCCCATGTCTCCGGCGACGAGCAGCTCGTCGAGGCCTTCCGCAGCGGGATGGACTTCCACAGCGTGACGGCCGCCAAGGTCTTCGACGTCCCGGCCGACGAGGTCACCGGTGAGCAGCGGGCCAAGATCAAGGCGATGAACTACGGGCTGGCCTATGGGCTGAGCGCCTTCGGTCTGGCCAACCAGCTGGGGATCACCAACAGCGACGCGAAGGCGCTGATGGACGACTACTTCGAGAGCTTCGGCGGGGTGCGGGACTACCTGCAGGGCGTCGTCGCCCAGGCCCGGCGCACCGGACACACGGAGACCCTGCTGGGACGCCGCCGCCACCTGCCGGACCTCAACTCGTCCAACCGCCAGCGGCGTGAGATGGCCGAGCGCGCGGCGCTCAACGCACCGATCCAGGGCTCCGCCGCCGACATGATCAAGATCGCCATGCTGGATGTGGAGGCCGCGCTGGTGCAGCAGGGGCTGGCCAGCCGGATCCTGCTGCAGGTGCACGACGAACTGGTGCTCGAGGTGGCACCCGGCGAGCGCGAGCAGGTGGAGGCGCTGGTGCGGGACAAGATGGGTCACGCGATGGACCTGCAGGTGCCGCTGGACGTCAGCGTCGGCACCGGGCGCAGCTGGCACGACGCCGCCCACTGA
- a CDS encoding class F sortase: MDRRRGRGRSILAIVSGLLAVGLFVAWWLGRDSTRDHQGTEAPVQGTPSAAGHPSSRPSSPGSTSSASTSSASTATTRASTASRTPSAGASSSGSSPSGRPPGPSASSLPEGCSTSASPLVPTRITLGDVASDAPVMSLGLAADGTAAAPPKDQPKTVGWYNLGPRPGSDKGKVVLTAHTYHRGGALGNALNSEQGLRLGDVIRLTDASGRTLCYRHTRTAKVMVKDYDPKSTVLYDDHGAPMLAIVICWDYERSTKFWASRIIFYAEPLAAS; this comes from the coding sequence ATGGATCGACGACGCGGGCGGGGCCGCAGCATCCTGGCAATCGTCTCCGGCCTGCTGGCCGTGGGACTGTTCGTCGCTTGGTGGCTCGGAAGGGACTCCACCCGGGACCACCAGGGCACCGAGGCTCCCGTCCAGGGCACACCGTCTGCGGCAGGCCACCCGTCATCCCGCCCCTCCTCCCCCGGATCCACCTCCAGCGCATCCACCTCCAGCGCATCCACGGCAACGACGAGGGCGTCCACGGCGTCGAGGACCCCGTCTGCCGGTGCATCATCATCGGGCAGCTCGCCATCTGGCCGGCCGCCCGGTCCATCCGCGAGCTCGCTTCCCGAGGGCTGCTCCACGTCGGCCTCCCCCCTGGTGCCCACCCGGATCACCCTGGGCGACGTGGCCTCCGACGCCCCCGTGATGTCCCTGGGCCTGGCCGCGGACGGCACCGCGGCGGCCCCACCGAAGGACCAGCCGAAGACCGTCGGCTGGTACAACCTCGGTCCACGCCCCGGATCGGACAAGGGCAAGGTCGTGCTGACGGCGCACACCTACCACCGGGGCGGCGCCCTGGGCAATGCCCTCAACTCCGAGCAGGGACTGCGCCTCGGCGACGTGATCCGCCTCACCGACGCCTCCGGCCGCACGCTGTGCTACCGCCACACCCGCACCGCCAAGGTGATGGTCAAGGACTACGACCCGAAGTCCACAGTGCTCTACGACGACCACGGCGCGCCGATGCTGGCCATCGTTATCTGCTGGGACTACGAGAGGTCCACCAAGTTCTGGGCGTCGAGGATCATCTTCTACGCCGAACCGCTGGCCGCTTCCTGA
- the rpsA gene encoding 30S ribosomal protein S1 encodes MTSTSEAAPQVAIDDFGSAEAFMAAIDATIKYFNDGDIVTGTVVKVDRDEVLLDIGYKTEGVIPSKELSIKHDVDPFEVVSVGDEIEALVQTKEDKEGRLILSKKRAQYERAWGTIEKIKEEDGVVTGSVIEVVKGGLIVDIGLRGFLPASLVEMRRVRDLQPYVGQELEAKIIELDKNRNNVVLSRRAWLEQTQSEVRQNFLTQLQKGQVRKGVVSSIVNFGAFVDLGGVDGLVHVSELSWKHIDHPSEVVEVGMPVTVEVLDVDMDRERVSLSLKATQEDPWQTFARMHQIGQIVPGKVTKLVPFGAFVRVEEGIEGLVHVSELAERHVEIPEQVVTVNDEVMVKIIDIDLERRRISLSLKQANEGVDLGADDFDPSLYGMTASYDENGNYIYPEGFDPETNEWKPGFEDQQRAWEAQYAEAQARWMALKKQAEEAEQADKTAAVESVTAATYSSTAQADVEPEGSLASDEALQALRDKLSGGAS; translated from the coding sequence ATGACCTCCACTTCTGAGGCCGCACCTCAGGTTGCCATCGACGATTTCGGTTCCGCCGAGGCCTTCATGGCCGCCATCGATGCCACCATCAAGTACTTCAACGACGGCGACATCGTCACCGGCACCGTCGTCAAGGTTGACCGCGACGAGGTTCTCCTCGACATCGGCTACAAGACCGAAGGCGTCATCCCCTCCAAGGAACTCTCCATCAAGCACGACGTCGACCCCTTCGAGGTCGTCAGCGTGGGCGATGAGATCGAGGCCCTGGTCCAGACCAAGGAGGACAAGGAAGGTCGCCTGATCCTGTCCAAGAAGCGCGCACAGTACGAGCGCGCCTGGGGCACCATCGAGAAGATCAAGGAAGAGGACGGCGTCGTCACCGGCTCCGTCATCGAGGTCGTCAAGGGTGGCCTCATCGTCGACATCGGTCTGCGTGGCTTCCTGCCCGCCTCCCTGGTCGAGATGCGTCGCGTCCGCGACCTCCAGCCCTACGTGGGCCAGGAGCTCGAGGCCAAGATCATCGAGCTGGACAAGAACCGCAACAACGTCGTCCTGTCGCGTCGTGCATGGCTTGAGCAGACCCAGAGCGAGGTTCGCCAGAACTTCCTCACCCAGCTGCAGAAGGGCCAGGTCCGCAAGGGCGTCGTGTCCTCCATCGTCAACTTCGGTGCCTTCGTGGACCTGGGTGGCGTCGACGGCCTGGTGCACGTCTCCGAGCTGTCCTGGAAGCACATCGACCACCCGTCCGAGGTTGTCGAGGTCGGCATGCCCGTCACCGTCGAGGTGCTGGACGTCGACATGGACCGCGAGCGCGTCTCGCTGTCGCTGAAGGCCACCCAGGAAGACCCGTGGCAGACCTTCGCCCGCATGCACCAGATCGGGCAGATCGTTCCCGGCAAGGTCACCAAGCTCGTCCCCTTCGGCGCCTTCGTGCGTGTCGAGGAGGGCATCGAGGGCCTGGTGCACGTCTCCGAGCTGGCCGAGCGCCACGTGGAGATCCCGGAGCAGGTCGTCACCGTCAACGACGAGGTCATGGTCAAGATCATCGACATCGACCTCGAGCGTCGTCGCATCAGCCTCTCGCTGAAGCAGGCCAATGAGGGCGTCGACCTGGGTGCCGACGACTTCGACCCATCGCTGTACGGCATGACCGCCAGCTACGACGAGAACGGCAACTACATCTACCCCGAGGGCTTCGATCCGGAGACCAACGAGTGGAAGCCGGGCTTCGAGGACCAGCAGCGCGCGTGGGAGGCCCAGTACGCCGAGGCCCAGGCCCGCTGGATGGCGCTCAAGAAGCAGGCGGAGGAGGCCGAGCAGGCCGACAAGACCGCCGCTGTCGAGTCCGTCACCGCGGCCACCTACTCGTCGACCGCTCAGGCCGACGTGGAGCCCGAGGGCTCGCTGGCCTCCGACGAGGCCCTGCAGGCCCTGCGCGACAAACTGTCGGGCGGCGCCAGCTGA
- a CDS encoding alpha/beta fold hydrolase, producing MLTVGDGHQVYWESSGNPDGIPALYLHGGPGGSLKPGYRRHFDPAAYRIIGLQQRGAGRSTPSAASPAHRPEHNTTEHLVRDIEALRAHLGIESWLLAGVSWGSTLALQYALAHPGRVRGIVLVSVTTTSPAEVDWITEGVGALYPEAFQSLCDVVITHSGWRPGQGRLIDAVAGVMTGDDAEARLDLALAWMAWEETHIQIGLPVAQLRPVGLCEAPIEEQIAFTTLVSHYWSHHAGQASGWVPDGGLAAHLQELRGLPICMIHGRRDVSDPVSTPWAVKRELPAAQLHVVESEGHGGPHMMELWCRAADSFAVTGTFAAVGGGA from the coding sequence ATGCTGACGGTTGGCGACGGTCACCAGGTCTACTGGGAGTCCTCCGGCAATCCCGACGGCATCCCTGCCCTGTACCTCCATGGCGGCCCCGGTGGCAGTCTGAAGCCCGGCTATCGACGCCACTTCGACCCGGCCGCCTACCGCATCATCGGCCTGCAGCAGCGAGGCGCAGGCCGCAGCACTCCCAGCGCCGCGTCCCCCGCGCACCGCCCGGAGCACAACACCACCGAGCATCTCGTGCGGGACATCGAGGCCCTGCGCGCCCATCTGGGGATCGAGTCCTGGCTGCTCGCCGGCGTCTCCTGGGGTTCGACCCTCGCCCTGCAGTACGCCCTGGCGCACCCGGGCCGGGTGCGCGGCATCGTCCTGGTCTCCGTCACCACCACCAGCCCTGCCGAGGTGGACTGGATCACCGAGGGTGTCGGTGCCCTCTACCCCGAGGCCTTCCAGTCCCTCTGTGACGTGGTGATCACCCACAGCGGCTGGCGGCCGGGGCAGGGACGCCTCATCGATGCCGTGGCCGGCGTGATGACCGGCGATGACGCCGAGGCGCGGCTGGACTTGGCCCTGGCCTGGATGGCCTGGGAGGAGACCCACATCCAGATCGGGCTGCCGGTCGCCCAGTTGCGTCCCGTCGGTCTGTGCGAAGCGCCCATCGAGGAGCAGATCGCCTTCACCACCCTGGTCAGCCACTACTGGTCCCACCACGCGGGGCAGGCCTCCGGGTGGGTTCCAGACGGGGGGTTGGCGGCGCACCTCCAGGAGCTCCGGGGCCTGCCGATCTGCATGATCCACGGCCGGAGAGACGTTTCGGATCCGGTCAGTACCCCCTGGGCCGTCAAGCGAGAGCTCCCCGCGGCCCAACTGCACGTCGTCGAGTCCGAGGGGCATGGTGGGCCGCACATGATGGAACTGTGGTGCCGTGCGGCCGACAGCTTTGCCGTCACCGGGACCTTCGCCGCAGTCGGGGGCGGGGCATGA